In Nitrospira sp., the DNA window GTTCCCGGTGGCCTTGCCGGAGGGGTCACACCCGTTCCCATACCGAACACGGAAGTTAAGCCCTCCAAGGCCGATGATACTGCTGCCGTGAGGCAGTGGGACAGTAGGACGCTGCCGGGTTACAAAAAGAGCCTGCTCGAGAAATCGGGCAGGCTTTTTTATTTTACGCTTAATCTCAGCCGGCATGCTTATCTCCGCCGATACCGTTTCCGATTTTTGTTTGAACCCGAAAGCTGATAGCTGCCGTACCATTGTATTATGTTGCCAACTTTTCCGTCAGGCTGGAAGCAGTTGCTCGCGGAGCAAGTGAACAGCCATCGCTATCGATCGCTCGAACTGTTTCTCGAACAGGAAGCGGCGGCAGGTCAAACAACGTTGCCCCCGTCGCAGGAGATTTTTGCTGCCCTGGAGACGACGCCCTACGAAGAGGTCAAGGTTCTATTGCTTGGCCAGGATCCATATTATACCCCGGGAATGGCCCACGGACTCTGTTTTTCGGTACGGCCTGAAGTCACGCTGCTACCCCGGTCGCTTAGAAATATCTATCGTGAACTTCGAGACGATGTTGGCTGCTCTGTGCCAAACAACGGCTACCTGGAGCCTTGGGCCAGACAGGGAGTGCTGATGTTGAACGCCGTGTTGACGGTTCGCGCGCATGCGGCCAATTCACACCGGGGACGTGGTTGGGAGGCTGTCACTGATCGTATCATTGCTGTCCTAAATGCGAAACCGAGTCGTGTGGTATTCGTGCTC includes these proteins:
- a CDS encoding uracil-DNA glycosylase, with product MLPTFPSGWKQLLAEQVNSHRYRSLELFLEQEAAAGQTTLPPSQEIFAALETTPYEEVKVLLLGQDPYYTPGMAHGLCFSVRPEVTLLPRSLRNIYRELRDDVGCSVPNNGYLEPWARQGVLMLNAVLTVRAHAANSHRGRGWEAVTDRIIAVLNAKPSRVVFVLWGVEAKKKQALITAAQHVVISCAHPSPLSARKFFGSRCFSQVNRALTEANLKPIDWQIPDL